A section of the Xiphias gladius isolate SHS-SW01 ecotype Sanya breed wild chromosome 10, ASM1685928v1, whole genome shotgun sequence genome encodes:
- the pabpc4 gene encoding polyadenylate-binding protein 4 isoform X1 yields MNTATGSYPMASLYVGDLHPDITEAMLYEKFSPAGPVLSIRVCRDMITRRSLGYAYVNFSQPADAERALDTMNFDVVKGKPIRIMWSQRDPSLRKSGVGNVFIKNLDKSIDNKALYDTFSAFGNILSCKVVCDENGSKGYAFVHFETQDAADRAIEKMNGMLLNDRKVFVGRFKSRKEREAELGAKAKEFTNVYIKNFGDDMDDDRLKELFDKYGKTLSVKVMTDPTGKSRGFGFVSYEKHEDANKAVEDMNGTELNGKTVFVGRAQKKMERQAELKRKFELLKQERISRYQGVNLYIKNLDDTIDDEKLRKEFSPFGSITSAKVMLEEGRSKGFGFVCFSSPEEATKAVTEMNGRIVGSKPLYVALAQRKEERKAHLTNQYMQRIAGMRAMPANTIINQFQPTSGYFMPAVPQQAQNRTTYYAPNQLAQMRPNPRWQQQGGRGQGGFQGIPSSLRQPGPRANLRHMTPSSSTQGPRASGQAMAPRPSMGVPGPRAMPPYKYATSVRNPNPQVVQPIALQQAQPAVHVQGQEPLTASMLAAAPPQEQKQMLGERLFPLIQAMHANLAGKITGMLLEIDNSELLHMLESHESLRSKVEEAVAVLQAHQAKKDATQKVGSMATTAAAATS; encoded by the exons ATGAACACAGCGACGGGGAGTTATCCGATGGCTTCTCTCTACGTTGGCGACCTGCACCCCGACATCACTGAGGCTATGCTGTATGAGAAATTCAGCCCAGCCGGGCCGGTGCTCTCCATTCGGGTATGCCGAGACATGATCACCCGGCGGTCCCTGGGATACGCTTATGTGAACTTCTCACAGCCCGCTGACG CCGAGAGAGCCCTGGACACCATGAATTTTGACGTGGTGAAAGGGAAGCCGATCAGAATCATGTGGTCCCAAAGAGATCCCTCCCTCAGGAAATCTGGAGTGGGCAACGTGTTCATCAAGAATCTTGACAAGTCCATTGACAACAAAGCCTTGTACGATACCTTCTCTGCCTTTGGCAACATCCTCTCCTGCAAG GTGGTGTGTGATGAAAATGGCTCCAAGGGCTACGCTTTTGTCCATTTTGAGACGCAGGATGCAGCTGATCGCGCCATTGAGAAGATGAACGGCATGCTTCTGAATGACCGCAAGGT GTTTGTGGGTCGTTTCAAATCTCGCAAAGAACGGGAGGCTGAACTTGGCGCCAAAGCCAAAGAGTTTACCAATGTCTACATCAAGAATTTTGGGGACGATATGGATGATGATCGGCTGAAGGAGCTTTTTGACAAATATG GTAAAACACTCAGCGTGAAGGTGATGACAGACCCCACTGGCAAATCCAGAGGCTTTGGATTTGTTAGTTACGAGAAGCATGAGGACGCTAACAAG GCTGTAGAGGACATGAACGGCACTGAACTCAACGGCAAGACTGTGTTTGTGGGCCGGGCGCAGAAGAAGATGGAGCGGCAGGCAGAGCTGAAGAGGAAGTTTGAGCTACTGAAACAAGAAAGGATCAGTCGTTATCAG GGTGTAAACCTTTACATTAAAAACCTGGATGACACTATAGATGACGAGAAACTGCGTAAGGAGTTCTCTCCATTCGGATCCATTACAAGTGCTAAG GTGATGCTTGAGGAAGGTCGCTCCAAAGGCTTTGGCTTTGTCTGCTTCTCCTCCCCTGAAGAGGCCACCAAGGCTGTGACTGAGATGAACGGACGCATCGTTGGCTCCAAACCCCTCTACGTGGCTCTCGCTCAGCGCAAAGAGGAGCGCAAGGCCCACCTCACCAACCAGTACATGCAGCGTATTGCTGGCATGAGGGCCATGCCGGCCAATACCATCATTAATCAGTTCCAGCCCACCAGTGGCTACTTCATGCCAGCTGTGCCACAG CAGGCCCAGAATAGGACTACATACTATGCACCCAATCAGCTGGCCCAAATGCGACCCAACCCCCGGTGGCAGCAACAAGGTGGTAGAGGTCAAG GTGGCTTCCAGGGGATACCCAGCTCGCTGCGTCAGCCAGGACCACGTGCCAACCTGAGACACATGACTCCCAGTAGCAGCACGCAGGGCCCACGAG CTTCTGGCCAGGCCATGGCTCCTCGTCCCTCAATGGGAGTTCCAGGCCCCCGAGCTATGCCTCCTTACAAATATGCCACCAGTGTCCGTAACCCCAACCCCCAGGTGGTGCAACCGATTGCCTTACAGCAG GCTCAGCCAGCTGTGCACGTTCAGGGCCAGGAGCCTCTGACAGCCTCCATGCTGGCTGCTGCGCCCCCTCAGGAGCAAAAACAGATGCTGG gagAGCGTCTTTTCCCACTGATTCAGGCCATGCACGCCAACCTGGCAGGGAAGATCACTGGCATGCTGCTGGAGATTGACAACTCCGAACTGCTACATATGCTGGAGTCTCATGAATCTCTGCGTTCAAAG GTGGAAGAAGCCGTCGCCGTGCTACAGGCCCATCAGGCAAAGAAAGATGCCACCCAAAAAGTGGGCAGCATGGCTACTACTGCTGCCGCTGCCACATCCTGA
- the pabpc4 gene encoding polyadenylate-binding protein 4 isoform X2 produces MNTATGSYPMASLYVGDLHPDITEAMLYEKFSPAGPVLSIRVCRDMITRRSLGYAYVNFSQPADAERALDTMNFDVVKGKPIRIMWSQRDPSLRKSGVGNVFIKNLDKSIDNKALYDTFSAFGNILSCKVVCDENGSKGYAFVHFETQDAADRAIEKMNGMLLNDRKVFVGRFKSRKEREAELGAKAKEFTNVYIKNFGDDMDDDRLKELFDKYGKTLSVKVMTDPTGKSRGFGFVSYEKHEDANKAVEDMNGTELNGKTVFVGRAQKKMERQAELKRKFELLKQERISRYQGVNLYIKNLDDTIDDEKLRKEFSPFGSITSAKVMLEEGRSKGFGFVCFSSPEEATKAVTEMNGRIVGSKPLYVALAQRKEERKAHLTNQYMQRIAGMRAMPANTIINQFQPTSGYFMPAVPQAQNRTTYYAPNQLAQMRPNPRWQQQGGRGQGGFQGIPSSLRQPGPRANLRHMTPSSSTQGPRASGQAMAPRPSMGVPGPRAMPPYKYATSVRNPNPQVVQPIALQQAQPAVHVQGQEPLTASMLAAAPPQEQKQMLGERLFPLIQAMHANLAGKITGMLLEIDNSELLHMLESHESLRSKVEEAVAVLQAHQAKKDATQKVGSMATTAAAATS; encoded by the exons ATGAACACAGCGACGGGGAGTTATCCGATGGCTTCTCTCTACGTTGGCGACCTGCACCCCGACATCACTGAGGCTATGCTGTATGAGAAATTCAGCCCAGCCGGGCCGGTGCTCTCCATTCGGGTATGCCGAGACATGATCACCCGGCGGTCCCTGGGATACGCTTATGTGAACTTCTCACAGCCCGCTGACG CCGAGAGAGCCCTGGACACCATGAATTTTGACGTGGTGAAAGGGAAGCCGATCAGAATCATGTGGTCCCAAAGAGATCCCTCCCTCAGGAAATCTGGAGTGGGCAACGTGTTCATCAAGAATCTTGACAAGTCCATTGACAACAAAGCCTTGTACGATACCTTCTCTGCCTTTGGCAACATCCTCTCCTGCAAG GTGGTGTGTGATGAAAATGGCTCCAAGGGCTACGCTTTTGTCCATTTTGAGACGCAGGATGCAGCTGATCGCGCCATTGAGAAGATGAACGGCATGCTTCTGAATGACCGCAAGGT GTTTGTGGGTCGTTTCAAATCTCGCAAAGAACGGGAGGCTGAACTTGGCGCCAAAGCCAAAGAGTTTACCAATGTCTACATCAAGAATTTTGGGGACGATATGGATGATGATCGGCTGAAGGAGCTTTTTGACAAATATG GTAAAACACTCAGCGTGAAGGTGATGACAGACCCCACTGGCAAATCCAGAGGCTTTGGATTTGTTAGTTACGAGAAGCATGAGGACGCTAACAAG GCTGTAGAGGACATGAACGGCACTGAACTCAACGGCAAGACTGTGTTTGTGGGCCGGGCGCAGAAGAAGATGGAGCGGCAGGCAGAGCTGAAGAGGAAGTTTGAGCTACTGAAACAAGAAAGGATCAGTCGTTATCAG GGTGTAAACCTTTACATTAAAAACCTGGATGACACTATAGATGACGAGAAACTGCGTAAGGAGTTCTCTCCATTCGGATCCATTACAAGTGCTAAG GTGATGCTTGAGGAAGGTCGCTCCAAAGGCTTTGGCTTTGTCTGCTTCTCCTCCCCTGAAGAGGCCACCAAGGCTGTGACTGAGATGAACGGACGCATCGTTGGCTCCAAACCCCTCTACGTGGCTCTCGCTCAGCGCAAAGAGGAGCGCAAGGCCCACCTCACCAACCAGTACATGCAGCGTATTGCTGGCATGAGGGCCATGCCGGCCAATACCATCATTAATCAGTTCCAGCCCACCAGTGGCTACTTCATGCCAGCTGTGCCACAG GCCCAGAATAGGACTACATACTATGCACCCAATCAGCTGGCCCAAATGCGACCCAACCCCCGGTGGCAGCAACAAGGTGGTAGAGGTCAAG GTGGCTTCCAGGGGATACCCAGCTCGCTGCGTCAGCCAGGACCACGTGCCAACCTGAGACACATGACTCCCAGTAGCAGCACGCAGGGCCCACGAG CTTCTGGCCAGGCCATGGCTCCTCGTCCCTCAATGGGAGTTCCAGGCCCCCGAGCTATGCCTCCTTACAAATATGCCACCAGTGTCCGTAACCCCAACCCCCAGGTGGTGCAACCGATTGCCTTACAGCAG GCTCAGCCAGCTGTGCACGTTCAGGGCCAGGAGCCTCTGACAGCCTCCATGCTGGCTGCTGCGCCCCCTCAGGAGCAAAAACAGATGCTGG gagAGCGTCTTTTCCCACTGATTCAGGCCATGCACGCCAACCTGGCAGGGAAGATCACTGGCATGCTGCTGGAGATTGACAACTCCGAACTGCTACATATGCTGGAGTCTCATGAATCTCTGCGTTCAAAG GTGGAAGAAGCCGTCGCCGTGCTACAGGCCCATCAGGCAAAGAAAGATGCCACCCAAAAAGTGGGCAGCATGGCTACTACTGCTGCCGCTGCCACATCCTGA
- the pabpc4 gene encoding polyadenylate-binding protein 4 isoform X3: protein MNFDVVKGKPIRIMWSQRDPSLRKSGVGNVFIKNLDKSIDNKALYDTFSAFGNILSCKVVCDENGSKGYAFVHFETQDAADRAIEKMNGMLLNDRKVFVGRFKSRKEREAELGAKAKEFTNVYIKNFGDDMDDDRLKELFDKYGKTLSVKVMTDPTGKSRGFGFVSYEKHEDANKAVEDMNGTELNGKTVFVGRAQKKMERQAELKRKFELLKQERISRYQGVNLYIKNLDDTIDDEKLRKEFSPFGSITSAKVMLEEGRSKGFGFVCFSSPEEATKAVTEMNGRIVGSKPLYVALAQRKEERKAHLTNQYMQRIAGMRAMPANTIINQFQPTSGYFMPAVPQQAQNRTTYYAPNQLAQMRPNPRWQQQGGRGQGGFQGIPSSLRQPGPRANLRHMTPSSSTQGPRASGQAMAPRPSMGVPGPRAMPPYKYATSVRNPNPQVVQPIALQQAQPAVHVQGQEPLTASMLAAAPPQEQKQMLGERLFPLIQAMHANLAGKITGMLLEIDNSELLHMLESHESLRSKVEEAVAVLQAHQAKKDATQKVGSMATTAAAATS from the exons ATGAATTTTGACGTGGTGAAAGGGAAGCCGATCAGAATCATGTGGTCCCAAAGAGATCCCTCCCTCAGGAAATCTGGAGTGGGCAACGTGTTCATCAAGAATCTTGACAAGTCCATTGACAACAAAGCCTTGTACGATACCTTCTCTGCCTTTGGCAACATCCTCTCCTGCAAG GTGGTGTGTGATGAAAATGGCTCCAAGGGCTACGCTTTTGTCCATTTTGAGACGCAGGATGCAGCTGATCGCGCCATTGAGAAGATGAACGGCATGCTTCTGAATGACCGCAAGGT GTTTGTGGGTCGTTTCAAATCTCGCAAAGAACGGGAGGCTGAACTTGGCGCCAAAGCCAAAGAGTTTACCAATGTCTACATCAAGAATTTTGGGGACGATATGGATGATGATCGGCTGAAGGAGCTTTTTGACAAATATG GTAAAACACTCAGCGTGAAGGTGATGACAGACCCCACTGGCAAATCCAGAGGCTTTGGATTTGTTAGTTACGAGAAGCATGAGGACGCTAACAAG GCTGTAGAGGACATGAACGGCACTGAACTCAACGGCAAGACTGTGTTTGTGGGCCGGGCGCAGAAGAAGATGGAGCGGCAGGCAGAGCTGAAGAGGAAGTTTGAGCTACTGAAACAAGAAAGGATCAGTCGTTATCAG GGTGTAAACCTTTACATTAAAAACCTGGATGACACTATAGATGACGAGAAACTGCGTAAGGAGTTCTCTCCATTCGGATCCATTACAAGTGCTAAG GTGATGCTTGAGGAAGGTCGCTCCAAAGGCTTTGGCTTTGTCTGCTTCTCCTCCCCTGAAGAGGCCACCAAGGCTGTGACTGAGATGAACGGACGCATCGTTGGCTCCAAACCCCTCTACGTGGCTCTCGCTCAGCGCAAAGAGGAGCGCAAGGCCCACCTCACCAACCAGTACATGCAGCGTATTGCTGGCATGAGGGCCATGCCGGCCAATACCATCATTAATCAGTTCCAGCCCACCAGTGGCTACTTCATGCCAGCTGTGCCACAG CAGGCCCAGAATAGGACTACATACTATGCACCCAATCAGCTGGCCCAAATGCGACCCAACCCCCGGTGGCAGCAACAAGGTGGTAGAGGTCAAG GTGGCTTCCAGGGGATACCCAGCTCGCTGCGTCAGCCAGGACCACGTGCCAACCTGAGACACATGACTCCCAGTAGCAGCACGCAGGGCCCACGAG CTTCTGGCCAGGCCATGGCTCCTCGTCCCTCAATGGGAGTTCCAGGCCCCCGAGCTATGCCTCCTTACAAATATGCCACCAGTGTCCGTAACCCCAACCCCCAGGTGGTGCAACCGATTGCCTTACAGCAG GCTCAGCCAGCTGTGCACGTTCAGGGCCAGGAGCCTCTGACAGCCTCCATGCTGGCTGCTGCGCCCCCTCAGGAGCAAAAACAGATGCTGG gagAGCGTCTTTTCCCACTGATTCAGGCCATGCACGCCAACCTGGCAGGGAAGATCACTGGCATGCTGCTGGAGATTGACAACTCCGAACTGCTACATATGCTGGAGTCTCATGAATCTCTGCGTTCAAAG GTGGAAGAAGCCGTCGCCGTGCTACAGGCCCATCAGGCAAAGAAAGATGCCACCCAAAAAGTGGGCAGCATGGCTACTACTGCTGCCGCTGCCACATCCTGA
- the ppie gene encoding peptidyl-prolyl cis-trans isomerase E isoform X1 translates to MASNKRVLYVGGLAEEVDEKVLHAAFIPFGDITDIQIPLDYETEKHRGFAFIEFELAEDAAAAIDNMNESELFGRTVRVNIAKPMRIKEGSSRPVWSDDDWLKKFSGKTSEEAEGEAAGGEMTNTATQEAEPPAKKGRVNPQVYMDIKIGNKPAGRLRFLLRADIVPMTAENFRCLCTHEKGFGYKGSSFHRVIPQFMCQGGDFTNHNGTGGKSIYGRKFDDENFVLKHTAPGQLSMANSGPNTNGSQFFITADKTDWLDGKHVVFGELVEGMDVLRAMEAQGTKDGKPKQKVIISDCGEYV, encoded by the exons ATGGCTTCGAACAAACGAGTGCTGTATGTCG GTGGTCTGGCAGAGGAGGTGGACGAGAAGGTGTTACATGCAGCGTTTATCCCGTTCGGGGACATCACAGACATCCAGATACCGTTGGACTATGAAACGG AAAAGCACAGAGGATTTGCTTTCATTGAGTTTGAGCTGGCAGAG GATGCTGCGGCAGCTATTGATAACATG AATGAGTCTGAGCTCTTTGGCCGGACTGTCCGGGTCAACATCGCCAAACCCATGAGAATCAAAGAAGGTTCTTCTCGACCAG TGTGGTCGGATGATGACTGGCTGAAGAAGTTCTCGGGGAAGACCTCCGAGGAGGCTGAGGGCGAGGCAGCAGGTGGAGAAATGACCAACACGGCAACACAGGAG gCTGAGCCCCCAGCTAAAAAGGGCAGAGTGAATCCTCAGGTGTACATGGACATCAAAATCGGCAACAAGCCGGCAGGGAGACTTCGCTTCCTCCTGCGGGCTGACATCGTTCCCATGACAGCAG AGAACTTCCGCTGCCTGTGCACACACGAGAAAGGCTTTGGCTACAAGGGCAGCAGCTTCCACCGCGTCATCCCTCAGTTTATGTGCCAAGGAGGCGACTTCACCAACCACAACGGCACCGGCGGCAAGTCCATCTACGGACGGAAGTTTGATGATGAAAACTTTGTCCTCAAACACACCGCTCCAG GGCAGCTCTCCATGGCCAACTCCGGGCCAAACACCAACGGCTCTCAGTTCTTCATCACCGCTGACAAAACAGACTGGCTGGATGGCAAACACGTGGTGTTTGGAGAGCTGGTGGAGGGGATGGATGTGCTCCGTGCAATGGAG GCTCAGGGGACAAAAGACGGGAAGCCCAAGCAGAAAGTGATCATCTCAGATTGTGGAGAATACGTTTGA
- the ppie gene encoding peptidyl-prolyl cis-trans isomerase E isoform X2 — translation MNESELFGRTVRVNIAKPMRIKEGSSRPVWSDDDWLKKFSGKTSEEAEGEAAGGEMTNTATQEAEPPAKKGRVNPQVYMDIKIGNKPAGRLRFLLRADIVPMTAENFRCLCTHEKGFGYKGSSFHRVIPQFMCQGGDFTNHNGTGGKSIYGRKFDDENFVLKHTAPGQLSMANSGPNTNGSQFFITADKTDWLDGKHVVFGELVEGMDVLRAMEAQGTKDGKPKQKVIISDCGEYV, via the exons ATG AATGAGTCTGAGCTCTTTGGCCGGACTGTCCGGGTCAACATCGCCAAACCCATGAGAATCAAAGAAGGTTCTTCTCGACCAG TGTGGTCGGATGATGACTGGCTGAAGAAGTTCTCGGGGAAGACCTCCGAGGAGGCTGAGGGCGAGGCAGCAGGTGGAGAAATGACCAACACGGCAACACAGGAG gCTGAGCCCCCAGCTAAAAAGGGCAGAGTGAATCCTCAGGTGTACATGGACATCAAAATCGGCAACAAGCCGGCAGGGAGACTTCGCTTCCTCCTGCGGGCTGACATCGTTCCCATGACAGCAG AGAACTTCCGCTGCCTGTGCACACACGAGAAAGGCTTTGGCTACAAGGGCAGCAGCTTCCACCGCGTCATCCCTCAGTTTATGTGCCAAGGAGGCGACTTCACCAACCACAACGGCACCGGCGGCAAGTCCATCTACGGACGGAAGTTTGATGATGAAAACTTTGTCCTCAAACACACCGCTCCAG GGCAGCTCTCCATGGCCAACTCCGGGCCAAACACCAACGGCTCTCAGTTCTTCATCACCGCTGACAAAACAGACTGGCTGGATGGCAAACACGTGGTGTTTGGAGAGCTGGTGGAGGGGATGGATGTGCTCCGTGCAATGGAG GCTCAGGGGACAAAAGACGGGAAGCCCAAGCAGAAAGTGATCATCTCAGATTGTGGAGAATACGTTTGA
- the gjb10 gene encoding gap junction protein beta 10, which translates to MNWAFLQSLLSGVNKYSTAFGRVWLSIVFLFRVMVFVVAAEKVWGDEQKDFKCNTAQPGCHNVCYDHFFPVSHIRLWALQLIFVTCPSLLVVMHVAYREDRERKHQLKYGENCRRLYQNTGKKRGGLWWTYVFTLVFKVGVDATFVYLLYHIYEGYDFPTLIKCEEKPCPNKVDCFISRPTEKRIFTLFMVVTSLACIMLSLFEILYLVGKRCRECFTTAPHSQHHVMTSTLSGGRNLTESNTLKLTEKSSPETPAPSYRVAVC; encoded by the coding sequence ATGAACTGGGCATTCCTCCAGAGCCTCCTCAGTGGGGTGAACAAGTACTCCACAGCCTTCGGCCGAGTGTGGCTCTCCATTGTCTTCCTCTTCAGGGTCATGGTGTTCGTGGTGGCAGCAGAGAAGGTATGGGGCGACGAACAGAAAGACTTCAAATGCAACACAGCTCAGCCCGGGTGCCACAACGTCTGCTATGACCACTTCTTCCCAGTCTCCCACATCCGGCTGTGGGCCCTGCAGCTCATCTTCGTCACATGCCCCTCGCTCCTGGTGGTGATGCATGTAGCCTACAGGGAGGACAGGGAACGTAAACACCAGCTCAAGTATGGCGAAAACTGCCGCCGTCTCTACCAGAACACCGGCAAGAAGCGTGGAGGCCTGTGGTGGACCTACGTCTTCACTTTGGTCTTCAAAGTGGGTGTGGACGCCACCTTCGTCTACCTCCTTTACCATATCTATGAGGGCTACGACTTCCCAACGCTCATCAAGTGTGAAGAGAAGCCCTGTCCCAACAAGGTGGACTGCTTCATCTCTCGGCCCACTGAGAAAAGAATCTTCACCCTCTTCATGGTGGTCACCAGCCTGGCCTGCATCATGCTCTCTCTTTTCGAAATCCTCTACCTGGTCGGCAAACGCTGCCGCGAATGTTTCACCACAGCCCCACACTCTCAACACCACGTCATGACCAGCACACTGTCCGGCGGAAGAAACCTGACGGAGTCAAACACTCTGAAGCTGACCGAGAAAAGCAGCCCTGAAACACCCGCACCCTCATACAGAGTCGCCGTATGCTGA
- the gjb3 gene encoding gap junction protein beta 3: protein MDWKTFQALLSGVNKYSTAFGRVWLSVVFVFRVMVYVVAAERVWGDEQKDFDCNTRQPGCANVCYDHFFPISHIRLWALQLIFVTCPSLMVVMHVAYRDDRERKYRAKHGEDAKLYNNTGKKHGGLWWTYLISLFVKTGIEVSFLYILHRVYNSFYLPRLVKCEVFPCPNLVDCYIGHPTEKKVFTYFMVGASALCIILNICEIIYLISKRIARVANKIKRRNRNMAVHHDFSDDPFNNCNEPVLRLDVKERPPSFKTAYKSSYRPSALKLEEKVRASAPNLSSTS, encoded by the coding sequence ATGGACTGGAAGACCTTCCAAGCCCTCCTCAGTGGGGTGAACAAATACTCAACGGCGTTTGGGCGAGTATGGCTGTCTGTGGTTTTTGTGTTCAGGGTGATGGTGTACGTGGTGGCAGCAGAGCGAGTGTGGGGCGACGAGCAGAAGGACTTTGACTGCAATACCAGGCAGCCCGGCTGTGCCAATGTCTGCTATGACCACTTCTTCCCCATCTCCCACATCCGCCTATGGGCCCTGCAGCTCATTTTCGTCACATGCCCTTCCTTAATGGTGGTCATGCATGTGGCGTACCGTGACGACCGCGAACGCAAGTACCGGGCCAAGCACGGTGAAGATGCCAAGCTGTACAACAACACGGGCAAGAAACATGGTGGCTTGTGGTGGACCTACCTGATCAGCCTCTTCGTAAAGACAGGCATCGAGGTCTCCTTCCTCTACATCCTCCACCGAGTGTACAACAGCTTCTACCTGCCAAGGCTGGTCAAGTGTGAGGTGTTTCCTTGTCCCAACCTGGTGGACTGCTACATCGGGCATCCCACTGAGAAGAAGGTTTTCACCTACTTCATGGTTGGTGCTTCGGCCCTCTGCATCATCCTGAACATATGCGAGATCATTTATCTCATCTCCAAGCGCATTGCACGGGTCGCAAACAAGATCAAGAGGCGAAATCGCAACATGGCTGTGCATCATGACTTCAGCGACGACCCCTTTAACAACTGCAACGAGCCAGTGTTGAGGCTGGACGTGAAGGAAAGGCCTCCATCCTTCAAGACTGCATACAAGTCCTCATACAGGCCTTCTGCACTCAAACTTGAAGAAAAGGTACGGGCCTCAGCTCCTAACCTCTCCTCTACTTCATga